The following are encoded together in the Corynebacterium jeikeium genome:
- a CDS encoding DoxX family protein has translation MSKNPLHNAFRPHRLSRAAGIRSAVWGTVFGTAGVLHFVKPEGFDRIVPEELPGTPRAWTLGSGAMEIALATSIAACSLKHEWRGALRSTIAPAAALFLVGVLPGNIKMAWDWRAKPQPARAIAFARVPLQLPMILSVAKLGA, from the coding sequence ATGAGTAAAAACCCTTTGCACAACGCCTTCCGTCCGCACCGCCTGTCCCGCGCGGCCGGAATTCGCTCCGCCGTATGGGGAACCGTCTTCGGCACCGCAGGCGTGCTGCACTTTGTTAAGCCGGAGGGCTTCGACAGAATCGTTCCGGAGGAACTCCCCGGCACCCCGCGCGCCTGGACGCTCGGCTCCGGAGCCATGGAAATCGCCCTGGCCACCAGCATCGCGGCATGTAGCCTGAAGCACGAATGGCGCGGCGCGCTGCGCAGTACAATCGCCCCCGCCGCCGCACTCTTCCTAGTCGGCGTGCTCCCCGGCAACATCAAGATGGCCTGGGACTGGCGTGCCAAACCGCAGCCTGCGCGCGCCATCGCCTTCGCGCGGGTCCCCCTTCAGCTGCCGATGATCCTTAGCGTGGCCAAGCTCGGCGCTTAG
- a CDS encoding DNA polymerase III subunit gamma and tau, with protein sequence MALYRKYRPATFAEVVGQSHVTEPLSVALDSGRINHAYLFSGPRGCGKTSSARILARSLNCVEGPTSTPCGKCESCVSLAPGGPGNLDVTELDAATHNGVDDMRELRERAFYAPAESRYRVFIIDEAHMISTAGFNALLKIVEEPPEHLIFIFATTEPEKLLQTIRSRTHNYPFRLLAPPDMRGLLESVVSGEGVPVEDAVYPLVIRAGGGSPRDSLSIMDQLLAGAGPEGVTYNRALALLGVTDSTLIDRAVDALAEHDSAALFAVVDEVIDAGYDPRRFSEDLLDRFRDLLVVQAVPDAFERGLVNAPEESRDVLREQAEKMGQATLTRCASLVNEGLAQMRGATAPRLLLEILCARMALPAAGMTVEALAQRVEALEKGNGGAVGTGAGRAGSGAGGSGAGTRAGTGVRGSRAEMFARRRKAAQDAAQQSASAQPEPAQAEPAQRVENAPEQNLTAGQEPAAEQPPARSVEPPEAVAENSPAKETAQEVSPGTAQGTERGTEPETAQETAEESPAIAEARRARDIMQRHRQASAAESAAATEEPTPADTAKASSEASPAGSEPVEVSAEASTEASMEASAEAAATIDSDSWARIMDAVHGLDLSAWIALRGASPRAAQPIPGEVHVDHHTGSLARLVSGPKNAEVYSQAIQDVTGSPARIVVYVGDEAIGAGATESTGSAGSARGSEGAEPAGGDEPGKSEPAAAQPSAGEGQTPASTPVNPVPAETPMDATASRSAASSALERARAMEEAMRKASHSHRNAGAAAGTGAAGAAAGAGTVANSSESAAQEDPNSGWRARAERAKARKKYNMENGFNGVPLPDEPPVDAYGDAPVDTWDGSTAASAAANPGANPAADAPLPPEPSDPTDLSAPSDQSGQPGPAVPPAASGPSARTGEASPRAASHQPRAGVGSAGNEGASQRTEQNERDELLADLERAPGQRDHRTPLEIAGELIEKSLGAERVR encoded by the coding sequence GTGGCACTTTATAGGAAATATCGTCCGGCGACGTTTGCCGAGGTCGTGGGGCAATCCCATGTGACTGAGCCGTTGTCGGTGGCGCTGGATAGCGGGCGGATCAACCACGCATACCTGTTTTCCGGGCCGCGTGGCTGCGGCAAGACGTCGTCGGCGCGCATCCTGGCCCGCTCGCTGAACTGTGTGGAAGGGCCGACGTCCACGCCCTGCGGAAAGTGCGAATCTTGTGTATCGCTGGCGCCCGGCGGGCCGGGGAACTTGGACGTCACGGAGCTGGACGCCGCCACGCACAACGGCGTGGACGACATGCGCGAACTGCGCGAACGTGCCTTCTACGCACCTGCGGAATCGCGCTACCGGGTGTTCATTATTGACGAGGCGCACATGATCTCCACGGCGGGCTTCAACGCCCTGCTGAAGATCGTGGAGGAGCCGCCGGAGCACCTGATCTTCATCTTCGCCACGACGGAGCCAGAGAAGCTGCTGCAGACGATTCGCTCCCGAACCCACAACTACCCATTCCGCCTGCTGGCGCCGCCGGATATGCGCGGACTGTTGGAGTCGGTGGTGTCCGGCGAGGGCGTGCCTGTGGAGGATGCGGTGTATCCGCTGGTCATCCGCGCGGGTGGCGGTTCGCCGCGTGACTCGCTGTCGATTATGGACCAGCTGCTGGCCGGTGCTGGGCCGGAGGGCGTGACGTACAACCGCGCGCTGGCTCTGCTGGGCGTGACGGATTCCACCCTGATCGACCGTGCTGTGGATGCGCTGGCGGAGCACGATTCCGCCGCACTGTTCGCAGTGGTCGACGAGGTGATTGATGCGGGGTACGACCCGCGCCGCTTCAGCGAGGACCTGCTGGACCGCTTCCGCGATCTGCTGGTGGTGCAGGCGGTGCCGGATGCTTTCGAGCGCGGTCTGGTGAACGCACCGGAGGAATCTCGCGACGTGCTGCGCGAGCAGGCGGAGAAGATGGGCCAGGCGACGCTGACGCGCTGCGCATCTCTGGTGAACGAGGGGTTGGCGCAGATGCGCGGCGCCACGGCTCCGCGACTGTTGCTGGAGATCCTGTGCGCACGCATGGCGCTGCCTGCCGCTGGCATGACGGTGGAGGCGCTGGCGCAGCGCGTGGAGGCCCTGGAGAAGGGGAATGGCGGTGCTGTCGGAACGGGGGCCGGAAGGGCAGGCTCCGGCGCGGGCGGCAGCGGTGCTGGCACGCGCGCTGGTACGGGCGTGCGCGGCAGCCGAGCGGAGATGTTTGCCCGCCGCAGGAAGGCCGCGCAGGACGCAGCGCAGCAGTCTGCATCGGCGCAGCCTGAGCCAGCTCAAGCTGAACCGGCACAGCGTGTAGAAAATGCGCCGGAGCAAAATCTGACAGCAGGACAGGAGCCAGCCGCGGAGCAGCCTCCGGCTCGGTCCGTTGAGCCCCCCGAGGCGGTTGCGGAGAATTCCCCGGCGAAGGAAACCGCACAGGAAGTCTCGCCGGGGACTGCGCAAGGTACGGAGCGGGGGACGGAGCCCGAGACTGCGCAAGAGACGGCAGAGGAGTCCCCGGCCATTGCCGAGGCGCGCCGGGCCCGCGACATCATGCAGCGTCACCGCCAGGCCAGCGCCGCGGAGTCTGCCGCTGCAACGGAAGAGCCCACACCAGCGGATACTGCCAAAGCAAGCTCGGAGGCATCACCGGCAGGCTCCGAACCGGTAGAGGTTTCGGCAGAGGCTTCGACGGAAGCTTCGATGGAAGCTTCTGCGGAAGCAGCCGCCACGATTGATTCGGACTCCTGGGCGCGCATCATGGACGCCGTCCACGGCCTGGACCTCAGCGCTTGGATCGCCCTGCGGGGCGCTTCCCCGCGCGCAGCCCAGCCCATTCCAGGCGAGGTTCACGTTGACCACCACACCGGTTCACTAGCGCGGCTAGTCAGCGGGCCGAAAAATGCGGAGGTGTATTCACAGGCTATCCAGGACGTCACAGGTAGCCCCGCCCGCATCGTCGTCTACGTCGGCGACGAGGCTATTGGTGCCGGTGCCACCGAATCGACCGGGTCGGCCGGATCGGCCAGGGGCTCTGAAGGAGCCGAACCTGCGGGAGGCGATGAGCCGGGAAAATCTGAACCGGCGGCGGCACAGCCCTCCGCCGGTGAGGGACAAACGCCAGCTTCCACACCAGTGAACCCTGTGCCAGCGGAAACCCCGATGGACGCAACGGCCTCCCGCAGCGCAGCCAGCAGCGCCCTGGAGCGTGCCCGCGCGATGGAGGAAGCGATGCGCAAGGCCTCGCACTCCCACCGCAACGCAGGCGCAGCTGCGGGCACGGGTGCAGCGGGTGCCGCTGCAGGGGCCGGAACAGTAGCCAATTCGAGTGAATCCGCCGCGCAGGAGGACCCGAACTCCGGGTGGCGCGCCCGCGCCGAACGAGCCAAGGCCCGCAAGAAGTACAACATGGAAAACGGCTTCAACGGCGTCCCCCTGCCCGACGAGCCGCCAGTTGATGCCTACGGAGACGCACCCGTTGATACCTGGGACGGCAGCACGGCCGCTAGCGCCGCTGCCAACCCAGGTGCCAACCCAGCTGCCGACGCGCCGCTCCCGCCTGAACCCTCCGACCCCACCGACCTGTCGGCGCCTTCCGATCAGTCTGGACAGCCTGGCCCCGCCGTGCCGCCTGCGGCATCTGGACCTTCCGCACGGACGGGAGAAGCCTCGCCCCGAGCGGCTAGCCACCAGCCCCGCGCTGGGGTGGGCTCTGCCGGAAACGAGGGGGCGTCACAAAGAACAGAACAAAACGAACGCGACGAACTACTCGCCGACCTAGAGCGCGCACCCGGCCAGCGCGACCACCGCACGCCGCTGGAAATCGCAGGTGAACTGATCGAAAAGAGTCTGGGTGCGGAGAGAGTTCGCTAA
- a CDS encoding suppressor of fused domain protein, with protein sequence MFLGDAPSSQNGTPQEGYEAPLDGEGVPQEGDDEPVLAETVAMTIDAGRMETGLETEDGSDLRVELLTVVSGHDDTAADLLAHAATMISQDPGHWPPQPGTMLPNVVQQMDADSERKITARNGLLVVPYVWDEGVPHVHEVTSGGAGRHSKEGETDVEFTHPGRLTIVAQLVMLTDEELELAQTAGVAAVQERLVREGVNINDIWR encoded by the coding sequence GTGTTTCTTGGTGACGCCCCTTCGTCCCAGAACGGCACACCCCAGGAGGGTTACGAGGCACCCCTGGACGGTGAAGGCGTACCCCAGGAGGGCGATGACGAGCCCGTGCTGGCCGAGACGGTTGCAATGACCATCGACGCGGGGCGCATGGAAACCGGCCTGGAGACGGAAGACGGCTCCGACCTGCGCGTGGAGCTGTTGACAGTAGTCAGTGGGCACGACGATACCGCCGCCGACCTGCTGGCCCACGCTGCGACGATGATCTCCCAGGACCCTGGTCACTGGCCCCCGCAGCCCGGCACGATGCTGCCGAACGTGGTGCAGCAGATGGATGCAGATTCGGAGCGGAAGATCACCGCCCGCAACGGCCTGCTGGTGGTTCCCTATGTGTGGGACGAGGGCGTGCCGCACGTCCACGAGGTCACCTCCGGGGGCGCGGGCCGCCACTCGAAGGAAGGCGAGACCGACGTGGAGTTCACCCACCCGGGCCGGCTGACCATCGTCGCGCAGCTGGTGATGCTGACAGACGAGGAGCTTGAGCTCGCGCAGACGGCCGGTGTGGCCGCGGTGCAGGAGCGGTTGGTGCGTGAGGGCGTCAATATCAACGACATATGGCGCTAG
- the recR gene encoding recombination mediator RecR, whose translation MFEGPLQDVIDEFSRLPGIGPKSAQRIALHLLNEEPEDIERFQSALGRLQRGVTFCRICHNISQEDVCRICADSNRDKSIICVVEESKDIQVIERTAEYRGRYHVLGGALDPLNGIGPKELNVTPLVQRIGGALPDVALGAKGGGASLGDADTPADGESSGADAAETGNAKTAAVETDVEYDEAPEITEVIIATDPNTEGEATASYLGRLLRDFPGLTVTRLASGIPMGGDLEFVDELTLSRAFAGRTAL comes from the coding sequence TTGTTCGAAGGACCCCTACAGGACGTCATCGACGAATTCTCCCGGCTGCCGGGCATCGGGCCGAAAAGTGCGCAACGCATCGCACTGCACCTGCTGAACGAAGAGCCGGAGGACATCGAGCGTTTCCAAAGCGCACTCGGCCGCCTGCAGCGCGGCGTGACGTTCTGCCGTATCTGCCACAACATCTCCCAAGAAGATGTGTGCCGGATCTGCGCGGACTCCAACCGCGATAAAAGCATCATCTGCGTGGTCGAGGAGTCCAAAGACATCCAGGTGATCGAGCGCACCGCAGAATACCGCGGGCGCTACCACGTGCTCGGCGGGGCACTCGACCCGCTGAACGGCATCGGGCCGAAGGAACTGAATGTCACGCCCCTGGTGCAGCGCATCGGCGGGGCGCTGCCGGACGTTGCGCTCGGCGCGAAGGGTGGCGGGGCTTCTCTTGGCGACGCCGACACCCCCGCCGATGGCGAATCCAGCGGCGCGGACGCAGCGGAAACGGGCAACGCCAAAACGGCTGCCGTCGAAACCGACGTCGAGTACGACGAAGCCCCCGAGATCACCGAGGTCATCATCGCCACCGACCCGAACACGGAAGGCGAGGCGACGGCCTCCTACCTCGGCCGACTGCTGCGAGACTTCCCCGGGCTAACGGTCACGCGCCTGGCCTCGGGCATCCCGATGGGCGGGGACTTGGAGTTCGTCGACGAGCTCACCCTGTCCCGCGCGTTCGCCGGCCGCACCGCGCTGTAG
- a CDS encoding YbaB/EbfC family nucleoid-associated protein encodes MSQPDMNQLMQQAQQMQAQLQEAQREIAASTVKGEAGNGLVTISVAGSGEVTDMEIDPKIVDPEDIDTLKDLLLGAFKDANQKLQTLAEEKMGPLSQGMSGLGF; translated from the coding sequence ATGAGCCAGCCAGACATGAACCAGCTGATGCAGCAGGCCCAGCAGATGCAGGCGCAGCTGCAGGAAGCACAGCGCGAAATCGCCGCTTCCACCGTCAAGGGCGAAGCAGGCAACGGCCTGGTCACCATCTCCGTCGCAGGCTCCGGCGAGGTCACCGACATGGAGATCGACCCGAAGATCGTCGACCCCGAAGACATCGACACCCTGAAGGACCTGTTGCTCGGCGCGTTCAAGGACGCAAACCAGAAGCTGCAGACCCTCGCCGAGGAGAAGATGGGCCCGCTGTCCCAGGGCATGAGCGGCCTGGGCTTCTAA
- a CDS encoding crotonase/enoyl-CoA hydratase family protein — protein MTESSTPTAPSTSTAPSTSSTPGTDQLVTTEYSESIPGLVHVRLNRPRKLNSLTIDLLQQLISTAHTLRRDRSVRVVILSGAEGNFSAGLDFADTLKSPPRMLSHFIPRPLRGTNTFQEAPWAWRRLPFPVIAAVEGYCFGGGVQIALGADFRFTSNDAHWSVLEAKWGLVPDMSGIMSLKQLLPIDEVKRLAMTGEIFSGERAAELGLARAAEDPLAAAEELAWQIIERSPDSVALAKKLVDETWESGERRTFARERLRQARLLVSKNAEIARKAAQKKIPPKFRPRTVR, from the coding sequence ATGACTGAAAGCAGCACCCCCACCGCGCCCAGCACCTCTACCGCGCCCAGCACCTCCAGTACTCCCGGCACCGACCAGCTCGTCACCACGGAATACTCCGAGTCCATCCCCGGCCTCGTCCACGTCCGTTTGAACCGCCCCCGCAAGCTGAACTCGCTGACGATCGACCTGCTCCAACAGCTGATCTCCACCGCACACACGCTCCGCCGGGACCGCTCCGTCCGCGTGGTCATCCTCTCCGGCGCGGAGGGCAATTTCTCCGCCGGCCTCGACTTCGCAGATACCCTTAAAAGCCCGCCGCGCATGCTTTCGCATTTCATCCCGCGTCCCCTGCGCGGCACAAACACATTCCAAGAGGCGCCGTGGGCGTGGCGTCGCCTCCCCTTCCCGGTGATTGCCGCGGTGGAAGGCTATTGCTTTGGCGGTGGTGTGCAGATCGCTCTGGGTGCGGATTTTAGGTTTACGAGCAATGACGCCCACTGGTCAGTGTTGGAAGCGAAATGGGGACTGGTACCGGACATGTCGGGGATCATGTCCCTGAAGCAGTTGCTGCCGATTGACGAGGTGAAGAGGCTGGCCATGACCGGGGAGATCTTCTCCGGAGAGCGCGCCGCGGAGCTAGGCCTGGCCAGGGCTGCGGAGGATCCGCTGGCTGCGGCAGAAGAGCTGGCGTGGCAGATCATTGAGCGCTCGCCGGATTCGGTGGCGCTGGCAAAGAAGCTGGTGGACGAGACGTGGGAGTCCGGCGAGCGGCGGACTTTCGCCCGCGAGCGCCTGCGCCAGGCTCGCCTGCTGGTGAGCAAGAACGCCGAGATCGCGCGGAAAGCCGCGCAGAAGAAAATCCCGCCGAAGTTCCGCCCGCGCACGGTGCGCTAA
- a CDS encoding glutamyl-Q tRNA(Asp) synthetase — protein sequence MVRAAGQMETAGGEQRGSEARAAEAAEVEAASGGQRGAGRYAPSPSGDLHLGNFRTAVLAWLFAKHEGREFRMRIDDIDAQRSSEESAKQQLLDLATMGIGYEGRLWRQQECWSEYEKALEALREKGLVYECYCSRKDIAEAVRAPHAAPGAYPGTCRDLGETERAAKRAELTARGRVPALRLRAEVDEWEVRERFAVGANGTGANGGNVSDGSVGGVYRGVVDDMVLRRGGNAPKASAGAGGDAGTGAPDVAGEPVNRDYAYNLAVVVDDALAGVGQVVRGDDLLSSAPRQAYLAHLLGLPPVEYVHVPLVLGPDGKRLAKRDGAVTLRDFPGGAEGMLRWIAGSLGEAVDASAAEAAGARGITPAALLPTFRPELLPREPVIWRPTGTPAD from the coding sequence ATGGTGCGAGCAGCAGGGCAGATGGAGACCGCGGGCGGGGAACAGCGGGGGTCGGAAGCGCGAGCAGCGGAGGCAGCGGAGGTGGAGGCTGCGAGCGGGGGACAGCGAGGGGCGGGGCGGTACGCGCCCAGCCCCTCGGGAGACCTGCACCTGGGGAACTTCCGGACCGCCGTGCTGGCATGGCTTTTCGCCAAGCACGAAGGGCGCGAGTTCCGGATGCGGATCGACGACATTGATGCTCAGCGCTCGTCGGAAGAAAGTGCAAAACAGCAACTACTGGATCTTGCAACTATGGGGATAGGGTACGAGGGGAGGCTGTGGCGTCAACAAGAGTGCTGGTCAGAGTATGAAAAAGCGCTAGAGGCCCTGCGAGAAAAGGGGCTCGTGTATGAGTGCTACTGCTCGCGAAAGGACATCGCCGAGGCAGTCCGCGCGCCGCACGCCGCGCCGGGCGCGTATCCGGGAACATGCCGCGACCTGGGCGAAACGGAGCGAGCGGCCAAGCGCGCGGAGTTGACGGCGCGAGGGCGAGTGCCGGCGCTGCGGCTGCGCGCGGAGGTGGACGAGTGGGAAGTGCGCGAGCGGTTCGCCGTGGGAGCGAATGGAACGGGAGCGAACGGCGGAAACGTGAGCGATGGAAGTGTCGGCGGGGTGTACCGCGGGGTCGTGGACGACATGGTGCTGCGGCGTGGCGGGAACGCGCCGAAGGCGTCGGCGGGCGCAGGCGGAGATGCGGGCACCGGTGCGCCGGACGTGGCGGGTGAGCCGGTGAACCGGGACTACGCCTATAACCTGGCCGTCGTGGTCGACGATGCGCTGGCTGGGGTGGGGCAGGTTGTGCGCGGGGACGACCTGCTGAGTTCCGCTCCGAGACAGGCGTATCTGGCGCACCTGCTGGGATTGCCGCCGGTGGAGTACGTCCACGTTCCTCTGGTGTTGGGGCCCGACGGGAAGCGCCTGGCGAAGCGGGACGGGGCCGTCACGCTGCGGGACTTCCCCGGCGGGGCGGAAGGGATGCTGCGGTGGATCGCGGGATCACTCGGCGAGGCAGTCGACGCTTCGGCGGCGGAGGCTGCGGGCGCCAGAGGCATCACGCCCGCCGCGCTGCTGCCAACCTTCCGGCCCGAACTACTGCCCCGCGAGCCCGTCATCTGGCGCCCCACGGGAACGCCCGCGGACTAG
- a CDS encoding magnesium and cobalt transport protein CorA, with amino-acid sequence MAKTESNRVRVPVERAIRECRLYVEGKQTPGQANYATALKEIGELATPARNNFVLVTLEEPSEEQMMKVAQRYDVDELIVEDAVTAHQRAKLERYENQLFTVVRSVQYAGNKDLIDRRDLIQTGEVQMVISQKFIIVIAHDTDLPDPEAHLHQAPELRSAGPLAIAWAITDYLVDEYTRIAEALEDRVDNLEEEVFTLRAETNIENIYTLKREILEMRHAIGPLIPALRALIENHKDLTTKQIRAFFRDVLDHAMLAKDKIDSFDERLSSLIQASSAIISLRQNQDMRTISSIIGMAAPPTMIAGLYGMNFDNIPELHWEYGYYYCLLLNLAVILLMWWWFKRKNWL; translated from the coding sequence ATGGCTAAAACCGAATCCAACCGAGTCCGGGTTCCCGTCGAACGCGCCATCCGGGAGTGCCGCCTTTACGTCGAGGGCAAGCAAACCCCCGGGCAGGCGAACTACGCCACGGCGCTGAAGGAAATCGGGGAGCTGGCGACTCCAGCCAGGAACAACTTTGTACTGGTCACCTTGGAGGAACCCTCGGAAGAGCAGATGATGAAGGTGGCGCAGCGCTACGACGTCGACGAGCTCATCGTCGAGGATGCTGTGACCGCCCATCAGCGAGCCAAGCTGGAGCGCTACGAAAACCAGCTATTCACGGTTGTCCGCTCCGTGCAGTACGCGGGAAACAAAGACCTCATTGACCGGCGCGACCTCATCCAAACCGGCGAGGTGCAGATGGTCATCAGCCAGAAGTTCATCATCGTTATTGCCCACGATACGGATCTTCCTGATCCGGAAGCTCACCTACACCAGGCACCAGAGCTGCGCAGCGCCGGCCCGCTGGCCATCGCGTGGGCCATCACGGACTACCTGGTCGACGAGTACACCCGCATCGCTGAAGCTCTGGAAGACCGCGTGGACAACCTGGAGGAAGAGGTCTTCACCCTCCGCGCCGAGACGAACATCGAGAACATCTACACCCTCAAGCGCGAGATCCTGGAGATGCGCCACGCCATCGGCCCGCTGATCCCGGCACTGCGCGCGCTGATCGAAAACCACAAGGATCTGACGACTAAGCAGATCAGGGCGTTTTTCCGTGATGTCTTGGACCACGCCATGCTGGCCAAGGACAAGATCGACTCTTTCGATGAGCGCCTGAGTTCCCTTATTCAGGCCAGCTCGGCGATCATTTCGCTGCGTCAGAACCAGGACATGCGCACGATCTCGTCCATCATCGGCATGGCCGCGCCTCCGACGATGATCGCGGGTTTGTACGGTATGAACTTCGACAACATACCGGAGCTGCACTGGGAGTACGGCTACTACTACTGCCTGCTGTTGAACCTGGCGGTGATTCTGCTGATGTGGTGGTGGTTTAAGCGTAAGAACTGGCTGTAG
- a CDS encoding type 1 glutamine amidotransferase, translating into MSTELNIGLILPDVLGTYGDDGNALVLRQRARMRGVSAEIHPIHLGEAVPESLDVYTVGGGEDTAQVLAAEHLISDGGIARAVAAGRPVLAICAGLQVFGRSFTSHGRTVEGLGLIDATTSQLAERMIGEIASTPAASAVTGGAAAAQAGAGGGANAASTGGAGLTEPLTGFANHMGATILGEDAEPLGRLTRGTGNTDVHGAEAAGLSGEDAHRQTRAEGAVQGSVVATYMHGPVLARNPQLADWLLARAMGVALNELPEFQGELAEQLEREVASLRKERL; encoded by the coding sequence ATGAGCACTGAGCTGAACATCGGCCTGATCCTGCCGGACGTGCTGGGCACGTATGGCGACGATGGCAACGCCCTGGTGCTGCGCCAGCGCGCCCGGATGCGTGGCGTCTCGGCGGAGATCCACCCCATCCACCTGGGTGAGGCAGTCCCGGAGTCCCTGGACGTTTACACCGTCGGCGGCGGCGAGGATACCGCGCAGGTTCTGGCTGCGGAGCACCTGATCAGCGACGGCGGCATTGCCCGCGCAGTCGCCGCCGGCCGCCCGGTTCTGGCTATTTGCGCAGGTCTACAGGTGTTTGGCCGATCTTTCACCAGCCATGGTCGCACGGTCGAGGGGTTGGGTCTTATTGACGCCACCACATCCCAACTCGCCGAGCGCATGATCGGCGAGATCGCTTCCACCCCGGCAGCCTCCGCTGTGACCGGTGGGGCGGCGGCAGCTCAGGCTGGCGCTGGTGGCGGGGCAAACGCAGCGAGCACCGGCGGGGCAGGCCTGACCGAGCCGCTGACGGGGTTCGCTAACCACATGGGTGCGACGATCCTGGGCGAGGATGCGGAGCCGTTGGGCCGCCTGACTCGCGGCACGGGCAACACCGATGTCCACGGAGCGGAGGCCGCTGGGCTTTCCGGTGAGGATGCTCACCGGCAGACGCGCGCCGAAGGCGCGGTCCAGGGCTCCGTCGTGGCGACGTACATGCACGGCCCCGTGCTGGCCAGGAATCCGCAGTTGGCGGACTGGCTGCTAGCCCGCGCGATGGGGGTTGCACTCAACGAACTGCCCGAGTTCCAGGGTGAGCTGGCGGAGCAGTTGGAGCGCGAGGTGGCGTCGCTAAGAAAGGAACGCCTCTAA
- a CDS encoding aminotransferase class I/II-fold pyridoxal phosphate-dependent enzyme, with protein MKIENVNAELLLSMKEDVRQAYEELHSKGLNLDLTRGKPSAEQLDFSVDLLSLPGENFTSPSGVDVRNYGGGVGLTEVRQLWADVLGLPVDNVIAGDASSLNIMFDLISWAYTFGTNDSERPWSAEEKLKWICPVPGYDRHHSITELFGFEMLTVDMTDEGPDMDQVRELAKDPAVKGMWAVPMFANPTGVTYSQQTAEALAAMETGAPDFRIVWDNAYAVHTLTDEFPEIINILDVAEKAGNPNRFWAMSSTSKITFAGAGLAFFASSTENLEWYKKIANVRGIGPNKVNQLAHLQYLKDAEGVRDLMRKHAGSLGPKFTRVVEILQRRLGDLNVAEWTVPEGGYFISVNLLDGTAGRVVELAKKAGVALTAAGSTYPLKQDPNDRNLRLAPSMPTIEQLEVAMEGFATCVLYAAIEMVEHDAGQR; from the coding sequence ATGAAGATCGAAAACGTAAACGCAGAGCTCCTCCTCAGCATGAAGGAGGACGTCCGCCAGGCCTATGAAGAGCTGCACTCCAAGGGGCTCAACCTGGACCTCACTCGCGGCAAGCCTTCGGCAGAGCAGCTGGATTTCTCGGTAGATCTGCTGAGCCTGCCGGGCGAGAACTTCACCTCGCCCTCCGGAGTGGACGTGCGCAACTATGGCGGCGGAGTTGGCCTCACGGAGGTCCGCCAGCTGTGGGCGGATGTCCTGGGGCTGCCGGTGGATAACGTCATCGCCGGAGACGCCTCCAGCCTGAACATCATGTTCGACCTGATCAGCTGGGCCTACACCTTCGGCACCAACGATTCTGAGCGTCCCTGGTCAGCGGAGGAGAAGCTGAAGTGGATCTGCCCCGTGCCGGGTTACGACCGCCACCACTCCATCACCGAGCTGTTCGGCTTCGAGATGCTGACTGTCGACATGACTGACGAAGGCCCGGACATGGACCAGGTACGCGAGCTGGCGAAGGACCCGGCAGTGAAGGGCATGTGGGCCGTGCCGATGTTCGCCAACCCGACGGGCGTTACCTACTCGCAGCAGACCGCCGAGGCTCTGGCTGCGATGGAAACCGGCGCTCCGGATTTCCGCATCGTGTGGGATAACGCCTACGCCGTCCACACCCTGACCGACGAGTTCCCGGAGATCATCAACATCCTGGACGTCGCCGAGAAGGCGGGCAACCCGAACCGTTTCTGGGCCATGTCCTCTACCTCCAAGATCACTTTCGCGGGCGCTGGCCTGGCTTTCTTCGCTTCCTCCACGGAGAACCTGGAGTGGTACAAGAAGATCGCCAACGTGCGTGGCATTGGCCCGAACAAGGTCAACCAGTTGGCTCACCTGCAGTACCTGAAGGATGCCGAGGGCGTGCGTGACCTCATGCGTAAGCACGCGGGCTCCCTGGGGCCGAAGTTCACCCGCGTGGTGGAGATCCTGCAGCGCCGCCTGGGCGACCTCAACGTTGCCGAGTGGACCGTTCCAGAGGGCGGTTACTTCATCTCCGTGAACCTGCTGGACGGCACCGCTGGCCGCGTGGTGGAGCTGGCGAAGAAGGCTGGCGTGGCCCTGACCGCTGCGGGTTCGACCTACCCGCTGAAGCAGGATCCGAACGACCGCAACCTGCGCCTGGCGCCTTCCATGCCGACGATCGAGCAGCTGGAGGTCGCCATGGAGGGCTTCGCCACCTGCGTGCTTTACGCCGCAATCGAAATGGTCGAGCACGACGCAGGCCAGCGCTAA